In Bacillus sp. DX3.1, the following proteins share a genomic window:
- the mutS gene encoding DNA mismatch repair protein MutS, with protein sequence MAQYTPMIQQYLTVKADYQDAFLFFRLGDFYEMFFEDAVKAAHELEITLTSRDGGSSDRIPMCGVPHHAAKNYIEQLVEKGYKVAVCEQVEDPKTAKGVVRREVVQLITPGTMMEGRTIDEKENNFLAALTRFEDGSYALACNDLTTGQNTVTLLTGTVEDVLLEVYATGSKEIVVASTFSKDELNKLTETLKMTISYEDETKIPEGLEHLVQNVTQTKLVAAVGRLFNYVLRTQKRSLDHLQPVDIYYTNQFMKIDVHSKRNLELTETIRTKEKTGSLLWLLDKTKTAMGGRMLKQWMERPLIQKEKIEERLEMVETFVNDYFLREDLKEKLKEVYDLERLAGKVAYGSVNARDLLQLKRSLLQVPAILETVERLENGYASQLIQGVDPCESLTELLERSIQENPPLSIKDGDIIKDGYNDKLDQYRYVSKNGKTWIAELEKRERDITGVKSLKIGYNRIFGYYIEVTKANLASLPEGRYERKQTLANAERYITDELKEKETMILEAEEKIVQLEYDLFTALREEVKVFIPKLQQLAKVISELDVLQSFATVSEEEQFVKPTLTNKREIFIKDGRHPVVEKVLNGKLYVPNDCIMPENMDVFLITGPNMSGKSTYMRQLALVTVMSQIGCFVPATEAVLPVFDQIFTRIGAADDLISGQSTFMVEMLEAKNAIANASERSLILFDEIGRGTSTYDGMALAQAIIEHIHDQIGAKTLFSTHYHELTVLEESLEQLKNVHVSAIEENGKVVFLHKIQDGAADKSYGIHVAQLAELPDSLIARAKEVLAQLEGQEEVTLPKRVETKVQKETVQETVVIKEEVETLPQEPEEVEESQLSFFAAEQTAKNEEKPMLDQKETAVLTQIKKIDLLDMTPLEALNELYRLQKKLKKG encoded by the coding sequence ATGGCTCAGTATACCCCGATGATACAACAATATTTAACAGTCAAGGCAGACTATCAAGATGCCTTTTTATTTTTTCGCTTAGGTGATTTTTATGAAATGTTCTTTGAGGATGCAGTAAAAGCGGCTCATGAACTTGAAATTACGTTAACAAGCCGAGATGGAGGGAGCAGCGATCGGATTCCAATGTGCGGTGTCCCGCACCACGCTGCTAAAAATTATATTGAACAGCTCGTTGAAAAAGGATATAAAGTGGCTGTTTGTGAACAAGTAGAAGATCCGAAAACAGCAAAAGGCGTTGTACGCCGTGAAGTGGTTCAATTAATTACGCCTGGAACGATGATGGAGGGGCGTACGATTGATGAAAAAGAAAATAACTTCTTAGCGGCGTTAACACGCTTTGAAGATGGTTCCTATGCATTGGCTTGCAATGACTTAACGACAGGGCAAAATACCGTTACATTGCTAACTGGTACTGTAGAAGATGTTTTATTAGAAGTATATGCGACAGGTTCAAAAGAAATTGTTGTGGCATCTACGTTTTCAAAAGATGAGCTAAATAAGCTGACAGAAACATTGAAAATGACAATTTCCTATGAGGATGAAACAAAAATTCCTGAAGGATTGGAACATCTTGTTCAAAATGTGACGCAAACGAAATTAGTTGCAGCAGTTGGGCGCTTATTTAATTATGTATTACGAACACAAAAACGTTCGCTAGATCATCTGCAGCCAGTCGATATTTATTATACAAATCAATTTATGAAGATTGATGTTCATTCTAAACGTAATTTGGAGTTAACAGAAACCATTCGAACAAAAGAAAAAACAGGCTCTCTATTATGGCTGTTAGATAAGACAAAAACAGCGATGGGTGGAAGAATGTTAAAGCAGTGGATGGAACGTCCGCTCATACAAAAAGAAAAAATTGAAGAGCGTTTAGAAATGGTTGAAACGTTTGTGAATGATTATTTCTTACGTGAAGATTTAAAAGAAAAATTAAAAGAAGTATACGACTTAGAACGTTTAGCAGGGAAAGTTGCATACGGCAGTGTGAATGCTCGTGATTTATTACAATTAAAGCGCTCATTACTGCAAGTGCCTGCTATTTTAGAGACAGTAGAGCGTTTAGAGAATGGATATGCATCCCAATTAATTCAAGGTGTTGATCCATGTGAAAGTTTAACGGAGCTACTAGAAAGAAGTATTCAAGAAAATCCACCGCTTTCTATAAAAGATGGTGACATTATAAAAGACGGCTATAATGACAAGTTAGACCAGTATCGTTATGTAAGTAAAAATGGAAAAACGTGGATTGCAGAGCTTGAAAAGCGCGAGCGTGATATAACAGGGGTTAAGTCTCTGAAAATTGGTTACAATCGTATTTTTGGATACTATATCGAGGTGACAAAAGCAAACCTTGCATCACTTCCAGAAGGTCGTTATGAACGAAAACAAACGCTTGCAAATGCAGAACGCTATATTACGGATGAGTTAAAAGAAAAAGAAACGATGATTTTAGAAGCAGAAGAAAAAATTGTTCAGCTAGAATACGATCTATTTACTGCGCTTCGTGAAGAAGTGAAAGTGTTTATTCCGAAATTGCAGCAATTAGCGAAAGTTATTAGTGAACTAGATGTACTTCAAAGCTTTGCGACAGTTAGTGAAGAAGAGCAATTTGTAAAACCAACGTTAACAAATAAACGAGAAATCTTTATTAAAGATGGTCGTCATCCTGTCGTTGAAAAAGTATTAAATGGAAAGCTTTACGTTCCAAACGATTGTATTATGCCTGAAAATATGGATGTCTTTTTAATTACTGGTCCAAATATGTCTGGTAAAAGTACGTATATGCGCCAATTAGCACTTGTCACTGTGATGTCGCAAATTGGTTGCTTTGTACCGGCGACAGAAGCTGTGCTGCCTGTTTTTGACCAAATCTTCACGAGAATTGGAGCAGCGGATGATTTAATTTCTGGACAAAGTACATTTATGGTCGAAATGTTAGAAGCGAAAAACGCAATTGCGAATGCATCAGAAAGAAGTTTAATTTTATTTGATGAAATTGGCCGCGGTACATCTACGTATGATGGTATGGCACTAGCGCAAGCGATTATCGAGCATATTCATGATCAAATCGGGGCAAAAACATTATTTTCAACGCATTATCATGAATTAACAGTGCTAGAAGAAAGTTTAGAGCAGCTTAAAAATGTACATGTTTCAGCTATTGAAGAAAATGGTAAAGTTGTCTTCTTGCATAAGATTCAAGATGGAGCAGCAGATAAAAGCTATGGTATTCACGTTGCACAGCTTGCGGAGCTTCCAGATAGCTTAATCGCTCGTGCAAAAGAAGTATTAGCTCAGCTTGAAGGGCAAGAGGAAGTTACGCTTCCGAAGCGAGTGGAAACAAAAGTTCAAAAAGAAACAGTGCAAGAAACAGTAGTCATAAAAGAAGAGGTAGAGACGCTGCCACAAGAACCAGAGGAAGTAGAAGAATCACAGCTATCATTCTTTGCGGCGGAACAAACTGC
- a CDS encoding 2-oxoacid:ferredoxin oxidoreductase subunit beta: protein MATFKDFRNSVKPNWCPGCGDFSVQAAIQRAAANVGLNPDELAVISGIGCSGRISGYINSYGVHSIHGRALPIAQGVKMANRDLTVIASGGDGDGFAIGMGHTIHSIRRNIDITYIVMDNQIYGLTKGQTSPRSEAGFKTKSTPQGSIEPALSVMEMALTAGATFVAQSFSSDLKELTQLIEAGIQHKGFSLINVFSPCVTYNKVNTYDWFKENLTKLSTVEGYDPSNRMVAMQTLMENKGLVTGLIYQNTQQPSYQELVKDYSEKPLVQADLQMDQKMFDELVAEFM from the coding sequence ATGGCAACATTTAAGGACTTTCGTAACAGTGTAAAACCAAATTGGTGTCCAGGTTGCGGTGACTTCTCAGTGCAAGCAGCAATTCAACGTGCGGCTGCTAACGTCGGCTTAAATCCAGATGAATTAGCGGTTATTTCTGGTATCGGATGTTCTGGTCGTATTTCGGGTTATATTAATTCGTACGGTGTTCATAGTATTCATGGACGTGCACTTCCAATTGCACAAGGTGTGAAAATGGCAAACCGTGATTTAACAGTTATCGCATCTGGTGGTGACGGTGATGGTTTTGCAATTGGTATGGGACATACGATCCATTCAATTCGTCGTAACATTGACATTACGTATATCGTTATGGATAACCAAATTTACGGTTTAACAAAAGGTCAAACTTCACCACGTAGTGAAGCTGGATTTAAAACGAAAAGTACGCCACAAGGTTCAATTGAGCCAGCATTATCTGTAATGGAAATGGCGTTAACTGCTGGTGCAACATTTGTTGCACAAAGTTTCTCTAGTGACTTAAAAGAGTTAACGCAGCTGATTGAAGCTGGTATTCAACATAAAGGTTTCTCTTTAATTAACGTATTTAGCCCATGTGTAACTTACAATAAAGTAAATACGTACGATTGGTTTAAAGAGAATTTAACAAAACTAAGTACAGTAGAAGGGTATGACCCATCTAACCGTATGGTTGCAATGCAAACATTAATGGAAAACAAAGGTTTAGTAACGGGCTTAATTTATCAAAATACACAGCAGCCTTCTTATCAAGAACTTGTAAAAGACTACAGTGAAAAACCTTTAGTTCAAGCTGATTTACAAATGGATCAAAAAATGTTTGATGAACTCGTTGCTGAGTTTATGTAA
- the miaB gene encoding tRNA (N6-isopentenyl adenosine(37)-C2)-methylthiotransferase MiaB → MNEQQRLASQQANSSMKKEEKDYSKYFENVYQPPSLKDAKKRGKEEVKIERDFGLPEEFRNFGTGRKFYIRTYGCQMNEHDTEVMAGIFTALGYEPTFSTEDADVILLNTCAIRENAENKVFGELGHLKPLKQRNPDLLIGVCGCMSQEESVVNKIMQKNQHVDMVFGTHNIHRLPYILKDAMFSKATVVEVWSKEGDVIENLPKVRRGDIKAWVNIMYGCDKFCTYCIVPYTRGKERSRRPEDIINEVRHLAANGYKEITLLGQNVNAYGKDFEDLEYGLGNLMEELRKIDIARIRFTTSHPRDFDDRLIEVLGEGGNLVEHIHLPVQSGSTDMLKIMARKYSREHYLELVRKIKTAIPNAVLTTDIIVGFPNETDEQFEETLSLYREVGFDSAFTFIYSPREGTPAAKMKDNVPMEVKKERLQRLNTLVNEFSVEKNKRYEGQIVEVLVDGESKNNPDVLAGYTRANKLVNFAAPKSTIGQLVKVKVIKANTWSLNGELVEEPIEVK, encoded by the coding sequence ATGAACGAGCAACAACGATTAGCAAGTCAACAAGCCAATTCTTCTATGAAAAAAGAAGAAAAAGATTATAGCAAATACTTTGAAAATGTATATCAGCCACCTTCCTTAAAAGATGCGAAAAAACGTGGGAAAGAAGAAGTTAAAATTGAACGTGATTTTGGCTTACCAGAAGAATTTCGTAACTTTGGTACAGGAAGAAAATTTTATATTCGCACTTACGGGTGTCAAATGAATGAGCATGATACAGAAGTGATGGCTGGTATTTTTACAGCACTTGGATATGAACCAACATTCTCAACAGAAGATGCAGATGTGATCCTATTAAATACTTGTGCAATTCGTGAAAACGCTGAAAATAAAGTGTTTGGGGAACTGGGGCATTTAAAACCGTTAAAACAAAGGAACCCTGACCTTTTAATTGGTGTATGTGGTTGTATGTCTCAAGAGGAATCTGTCGTAAACAAAATTATGCAAAAAAATCAGCATGTAGATATGGTATTTGGTACACATAATATTCATCGCTTACCTTACATTTTAAAAGATGCCATGTTCTCAAAAGCAACAGTTGTTGAAGTATGGTCAAAAGAAGGGGATGTAATTGAAAACCTTCCAAAAGTACGCCGTGGTGATATTAAAGCATGGGTAAATATTATGTATGGGTGCGACAAATTCTGTACATACTGCATCGTACCGTATACACGTGGGAAAGAGCGTAGCCGTCGCCCAGAAGATATTATTAACGAAGTACGTCATTTAGCCGCAAATGGCTATAAGGAAATTACGTTACTTGGTCAAAACGTAAACGCATACGGAAAAGACTTTGAAGATTTAGAATATGGCTTAGGCAATCTGATGGAGGAACTTCGTAAGATTGATATAGCGCGTATTCGTTTTACAACAAGCCATCCGCGTGATTTTGATGACCGCTTGATTGAAGTGCTTGGAGAAGGCGGTAATTTAGTTGAACACATTCACTTACCAGTGCAATCTGGAAGTACAGATATGTTGAAAATTATGGCGCGTAAATATTCGCGTGAGCATTATTTAGAACTTGTACGTAAAATTAAAACAGCGATTCCGAATGCTGTTTTAACAACTGATATTATCGTTGGTTTCCCAAATGAAACAGACGAACAATTTGAAGAAACGCTGTCGTTATATCGCGAAGTAGGCTTTGATAGTGCATTTACATTTATTTATTCTCCGCGTGAAGGTACACCCGCTGCAAAAATGAAAGATAATGTACCGATGGAAGTAAAAAAAGAGCGTTTACAACGCTTGAATACATTAGTAAATGAATTCTCTGTAGAGAAGAATAAACGATATGAAGGGCAAATTGTTGAAGTGCTTGTTGATGGAGAAAGTAAGAACAATCCTGATGTGCTGGCAGGTTATACACGTGCTAATAAGCTCGTAAACTTCGCAGCACCAAAATCAACAATTGGTCAGCTTGTAAAAGTAAAAGTGATAAAAGCAAATACTTGGTCTCTAAACGGGGAATTGGTTGAGGAGCCAATCGAGGTGAAATAA
- a CDS encoding RicAFT regulatory complex protein RicA family protein: MTAYSKDEIVERAKELAKLIAETEEVDFFKRAEAQIHKNENVKRAIDEIKALQKQAVNLQHYGKWEALKKVEAEIDALQDKLDSIPVVQEFKSSQTYVNDLLQLVASTISNNVTDEILISTGGDVLKGETGAEVASKKGNCGC, translated from the coding sequence ATGACAGCTTATTCAAAAGATGAAATTGTAGAGCGTGCAAAAGAATTAGCGAAACTGATTGCTGAAACAGAAGAAGTAGATTTTTTTAAACGTGCGGAGGCGCAAATTCATAAAAATGAAAATGTAAAACGTGCGATTGATGAAATTAAAGCACTGCAAAAACAAGCAGTTAATTTGCAGCATTATGGTAAGTGGGAAGCATTGAAAAAAGTAGAAGCGGAAATTGATGCATTGCAAGATAAGCTGGATAGCATTCCGGTTGTGCAGGAGTTTAAATCGTCTCAAACTTATGTAAATGATTTGCTACAACTTGTAGCAAGTACCATTTCAAATAACGTAACGGATGAAATTTTAATTTCAACGGGTGGCGATGTGTTAAAAGGAGAAACTGGTGCTGAAGTAGCGAGTAAAAAAGGGAACTGTGGCTGTTAA
- the cotE gene encoding outer spore coat protein CotE, which yields MSEFREIITKAVVGKGRKYMKTTHTCESNHEPTSILGCWVINHAYEAKKNGKTVEIEGYYDINTWYSFDENTKTEVVTERVNYTDEVKIGYRDKNFSGDDLEIIARVIQHPNCLEAIVSPNGNKIVVTVEREFVTEVVGETKICVSVNPDGCPEEEENFEVDDDEFEDLDPNFIVDAEEE from the coding sequence ATGTCCGAATTTAGAGAGATCATTACGAAAGCCGTTGTGGGCAAAGGACGAAAGTATATGAAAACCACTCATACATGCGAATCAAATCATGAACCTACAAGTATTCTCGGATGTTGGGTAATTAATCACGCATATGAGGCGAAAAAGAATGGTAAAACTGTAGAAATTGAAGGATATTATGATATTAATACTTGGTACTCATTTGATGAAAATACCAAAACAGAAGTTGTAACAGAACGTGTGAATTACACAGATGAGGTGAAAATTGGCTATCGCGACAAAAACTTTTCTGGTGACGATTTAGAGATTATTGCTCGTGTTATTCAGCATCCGAATTGTTTAGAAGCAATTGTTTCACCAAATGGTAACAAAATAGTTGTAACTGTAGAGCGTGAATTTGTAACAGAAGTTGTTGGAGAAACAAAAATTTGTGTAAGTGTAAATCCTGATGGCTGTCCGGAAGAGGAAGAAAATTTTGAAGTGGATGATGACGAATTTGAAGATTTAGATCCAAACTTTATTGTAGACGCAGAAGAGGAATAA